Sequence from the Nocardia brasiliensis genome:
ATCAGCGTGCCCGCGGGCGTCCGGCCGGCCGCCTCGGCGGGGCCGAGTACCTGGGGCAGTTCCGGCGTGCGCCCGCGAAAACCGAGCGCGAGCAGGTCTTTTCGATATTCACCCGACGCCGGTGACCAATATCCGGTGCCGGAGGCGTCACCACGATCGGTGGTCGGCGCCGCGGCCCCGCCGCCGCGCAGCCGCCAGGTCAGATAGTCGTGCGGGAGCATGATCCGGGCGACCCGGTCCGCGTGGTCGGGCTCGTGATCGGCCAGCCAGCGCAGCTTGGCGACGGTGAACGCAGCGACCGGAACGCTGCCCACCGCCGCCGCCCAGGCCTGCGGGCCGCCGAACTCGGTGACCAGCTCGGCGGCCGCCGTCGCCGAGCGGACGTCGTGCCACAGCAGTGCGTCGCGCACCGGGTCGCCCGCGGCGTCGAGTGCGACGAGCCCGTGCTGCTGGCCGGCGATGGCCACCGCGTCCACCCGCTCGAACAGTCCGGCGCCCGCGCTGCGCAGCGCGTCCCACCAGGCTTGCGGCGCCACCTCGGTGCCGTCGGGATGCGGCGCGTGCGCCTCGTGCCGGATCGCGCCGGTCTCGGCGTCGCACACCACCACCTTGCAGGATTGGGTGGAGCTGTCCACCCCCGCGACCAGCGTCATCGGTTCCGCCCCTGCCCGCTGCCACCCTCGACCACCACGGCACCCATCAACCCACTGTGCACCGCAACCACCTTCGCACGAGGCATTTCGGGTATTCGATGCCGGGATCGGGCACACTGGCCCGGTGACTGACGATCCGGACCGACCTGCCGACGTGCATGTCCGGACCGGTGACGGAACACCGGTGCCGGAGCTGACCGACGCGCTGCTCACCGAGATCCTCGACGAACCGCCGCACCCGCGGCCCCCGTCGATCGAGGTGGAACGCGGTGCGCACGACTACATCCGGGCGCGACTGCTCGCCGATGGCATGTACGAGCTGGAGTACTGCGCGGGCGAAGCCACCGAGCTGTTCCAGATGTATACCTCCGATGCCAGGATGGTCCGCGACGTCATGTTCGCCTGGATCGAGGAGAACCCTTGGTGGCGTGAATCGGTCGCCTGGTATCGCGTGGACCCGGCGGTCGAGGAGGTCCGGTCGGTGCTGCGCGAGTTCGACGATCTGCTCGGCGGGCTGACGGTGCTCGACGACATCGAGTCGAGCATGGACGACGCGCTGGCGCGCGCGGACGAGTTGCTCGCGCTGGACGCGGAGGCAGCGGCCGACGAGGCCGGGCGGTTCGACGACGAGTCCGGTCACGCGGACGACGGCACCGCCTGATACCACCACGCGGTGGTCGCGATCTCCGCGTCTTCCAGCGGCAGATACGTGGCGTCGTCGCGCCAGCCGAGCGCCTGCACGGTGACGCGCAGGTCGCGATGGAAGCAGATGGGATCGCGCACATGCCAGCGGTACATGCCGAATCGCTGGTGCGCCAGGTAGATCTCGTCGGCGGGCAGCACCTGCGGCAGGCCCAGATAGGGGGTCGAATAGGTGCGATACGCGCCGGCCAGATCGAAATTCCAAGCGCCGCCGAAATAGTCCTCGGTCCCCGTGCCGCACAGCGACGGATGCTCGTCGTCGCCGTCGAGATAGAACTTGACCTCGCCCTCGCCCCACCAGCGGGGCGCACCTGGCCGAATGGCAAGGTAGGTACCGACATATCGCCCGCGGCCGGGCCCGGTGTCGAGGATGGTGTGCACCGCGGGGCTGCCGAGCCGCGCGGTGCGGGCCCACCGCGCGTGCAGGTAGGCCGCCTCGCCCGGCACCTCCTGCACGTCATAGGTGATCTGGTAGTACACCGGAACCGAACGGCCGCAGCGGTTTTCCAGCGTGATCCGCGCCCGCCGGCGAAACGGCATGGGCCAGTAGCAGTTCAAGCCGCCCGCCGGGGCGACCACCACCATTTCCGAGTTCACCATGGCCAGCTCGTCCCAGCCGTTGCAGAAGAAGTCGCCGAGCGGCACGTCGATCGCGGGCTCGACCGCATCGTCCCAGTACATCCGCAGCGTCAGCGCGCGCAGTGCGGCACGGTCGGTGGTGAGCCAGCAGTGCCGCAGCACGCCGGGACCGGAAACATCTGCCAGGGTGGCGGTTTCACCGTCGGCGAGATCGATCGATGGCGAGACCTTCCAGCCGGTGCCGAGCAGCCGGGCCGCGTGCGCGCCGGTTCCGGTCCGCGCGCGGGCGCCCATACCGGGAGCGCCGGTGGGATTCTCGGCACTGATCGACCGCGTACGCGTGTCGTCGAGGTGCCACAGCTCCCGCCGGCGCTCGGGGCTCACAGTCCGGGCCAGCCGTACGTGTTCGCGGTCGGTGCGAGTCCGGCCGCCCGGGCGGCGGGCGCGGCGGCGGGCGCCGGAGCGGTCGATGGGTACTCGGGTGTCTGCTGCGCCTGCTGGTGCCGGGCAACCTCACGGCGGAACTGGTCCATGTCCAGCCACTTGACCTGCTCGATCAGTTCGTCGAGGGTGCCGGGCGCGGGCACCCCCGCCTCGGAGTAGACCAGCAGGCCCTCGCGGAACGCCATCACCGTCGGGATGCTGCTGATCTGGGCCATCGCCGCGAGTTCCTGCTCGGCCTCGGTATCCACTTTCGCGTGCACGATGTCGGGATGCCTTTCCGCCGACGATTCGAAGATCGGCGCGAACTGCCTGCACGGACCGCACCAGCCGGCCCACCAGTCCACCAGGACAATGTGATTGCCGGTGATCACCGAGTCGAAATTTTGCCGGGTCAGGGTCTGGGTGGGCATGAAATCCTCGCATAGGTGTCCGACAGAGCAACCGTGCATCTTCGCACAGCGCGCGAAGATCAGGAACTCACCCCGGTTCGGTGCTGCTCGCTCGCCAGGAAGTGCGCGATATCGGTGTTGCGTTCGTAGAGCTCGCGGTAGTGCTGGTAGTAGGAATCGTAGTGCGCGGTGTACGCGGGGCGCGGCGCTACGGTGCCGATCACCGGATTCCAGCCGCCGGTGTCGACCCCGACCGCCGTGGCGGCCAGCAGCGCGTCGCCCAGGCAGGCGCCGATGGTGTCGGCGGGCAGCTGCTGGTGCAGCCCGGTGACGTCGGAGACGATCTGCGTCCACAGGCCGCCCTTGGTGCCGCCGCCCACCGCCACCAATCGGGTGGCCGCCCCGCCCGCCTCGGTCATCGCCGCGAGATTGTGCCGCACCCCGTACGCGATGCCCTCCAGTACCGCCCGATACAGCTCGGCACGACCGTGGCGCAGGGTCAGCCCGGCCACGATGCCCCTGGCGTTCGGATCGAACAGCGGCGTGCGCTCGCCCGCGAAATAGGGCAGCGCCAGGAGGCCGTTGCTGCCCGGCGGTACCTCGGCGGCCGCGGCCACCAGGTCGGCGAACTCGCCGCCGACCAGCTCGCGCAGCCACTCGGTCACCGCGCCCGCGGTCGCCATCCCCGCCGCGAGTGTGTATGTGCCGGGCCAGGTTCCGCAGGTGCCCCAGAGGCCGGGATGCGGGCGGGGATCGGTCAGCACCTGCACCAGGAACAGCGTGGTGCCGTACATGATCATGGCGTCGCCGGGCGCGCGGACACCGACGCTTGCGGCCTCGGCCCAGGCGTCGACGGTGCCGGTGGTGACCGGAAGCCCCACGGGCAGACCGGTACTCGCCGCGGCCGCGGCGCCGACCCGCCCGACCACCTCGGTGGGCCACGCCAGCTCCGGCAGCCGCACGCCGGGCGCCACCTGAGCCGCCCAGTCGGCGGCCCAATCCCGCTCGCGCAGGTCGTACAGCGGCACGCACTGGCTGGCGGACTGATGGTCGAGCACGTACCGGCCGGTGAGCCGGTGCACCAGAAACGAACTCGCCATCAGTAGCAGCTCGGTGCGCGCGAAGACCTGCGGTTCGTGCGCGGAAAGCCACCGCAGCTTCGGCCCGACCGCCTGGCTGGTGAGCGGCGACCCGGCGCGCCGCAGCACCGCTTGCACACCGAATTCGGTTTCCAGCTGGGCGATCTCGGCGGTCGCCCGGGTATCGACGCCGTAGAGGATGGCGGGCCGCAACGGCGTGCCGGTCGCGTCGGCGGGCAGCAGGCAGGGGCCGATACCCGAGACCGCGAGCCCGGCGAGGTCGGCTCCCTCGGCCGCGGCGAGCAGCTCGGCGACGATGGCCGTGAACTCGGCCCACCACACCGTTTCGGCGTCGTGTTCCACCCAGCCCGGTCGCGGCGTCGAGACGCCGTGCGCTCGGTGCGCGCCCGCGACGACGGTGCCGTCCGCGCGGGTCAGCACGCCTTTCGAGCTCGAGGTGCCGATATCGACGCCGAGGAAGAGCGGATCAGCCATACCCGAACCTACCGCGGCACGACCTTGGCGGCGTGCGGGTCGCGCTGCCGGGGGAACCGCAACGGCGCCAGGTACACCCCGCCTTGGCCCCACCCCGCGCTGGTGATCCACCAGCGGTCCGCGTCGAGTACCACCTCGGCGGCGTGCGCGGCGACATGGCCGATCTTGTCCCCGATCCGGAACCGGAACGGACTGTCGCTGCGGAACACGTCCGTGCCCACGTAACCCGGGCGCGGACCGATGAACAGATACCACCAGCCATCGTGCTGAACGACGAAGGGGGACTCGGTGTTTCCGGCCTCGGTGCCCTTCGTCGGGTCGGTGTAGGCGATGTGGCGGTGGCCCCAGTGCACGAGATCGCTGCTCGTGCGGTAGGCCACCACGTGGTGGCCGCCCGCCGGTGTAGTGGTCGCGCAGTAGTACATCACCCACTGGTCGCCGACCCTGGTCACCATCGGGTCGCGGGCGTCGTAGCCGTCGCGGAACAACGGGCCCGAACGTCTACGCACCCAACGGAACAGGTCGGTCGAGGTCGCCAGGTTGATCGCCGCGGCGGTCCGGTCCGCGCCGCCACCGGCATAGAACATGTAGTACCGCCGGTGGGCGGCGACGACAAACGGCGCCCACAGGTGGGTTTCGCCGTAGTCGCGGTCGACGTGCAGGGCGCGGCGCTGTTTGACCCAGGGGCCGAACAACTCGTCGGCCGTCGCGTGCGCGAAGTCGACCTCGTCGAACGGATCGGCGGGTTCGCGATGGGTGATGCCGAACAGGTGCAGCCGCCCGCCCGGTGCGCGAATGATCGTGTGGTCGTTGATGTACCACTCCTCGGCTGTCCCTGCGCCGGGGTCGTAGATCCGCGTGAACGATCCCGCGCTCACCACCTCGCGCACCGCCATGTCCACCATCATCCTCGGTGGCGGGCTACTCGGACATAGACTGGTCTGTGCTGGTGTCCGACCCTGCGGAGCGCACGACATGCACACCGATCTCACCCCGCGGCGGTGGGTGGACTTCGCCGAGATCGACAACGCGCGCGACCTCGGCGGGCTGCCCGTCCACGGCGGTGGCACCACCCGTTTCGGGGTCGTATATCGCTCCAGCACACCGCAGCAGCTGTCCGTCGCGGATCTCGACCGGTTGCTCGGCCCGATGCGCCTGCGCACGCTCATCGATCTGCGGATGCCGGGGGAGTCGGCGCGGGAGGGCCACGGGTTGCTCGCGAAAAGCGCGGTGCGCCTGATCAATCTGCCGATCAGCACGCCCGTGCACACCGGGCCACAGCACCTGGGGTCCGACGCGCGCCACGACGAGCTGCTGCGGCTATTCGGCGAACTACTGCGCGGCAGTGCCGAATCCGTTGTCGCGGCGGCCCGGTTGATCGCCGATGCCCGCCACCACGCCGTCCTCTTCCACTGTGCCGCGGGCAAAGACCGGACCGGAATACTAGCCGCCGTCCTGCTCGACGCGATCGGCGTTCCCGCGACGGACATCGCGGCCGACTACGCACTCACCGAACACCGCCTGGCGCGCATCCGGACCCGGCTCATCGCTCTGGGTTCCTACCCCGACCTGCCTCCGGTGCGCACCGGCATCCTCGCGGTCCTACCCGCGACCATGCGGGGCTTCCTGGCCGATCTGCGCGCCGTGCACGGCGGTGCGGCCCGATGGCTGCGCGCGAACGGTTTGACCGTGACAGAACTCACCGCACTGCGCGAGGTCATGGTCGCGTGCGGCCACGATCCCGCGGCGCCACACTGCGCCGCAGGTAGTCCGCGGTGATCGAGCGCGGGTCGTCGAGCAGAGCCGAAGGTGTTCCGGTGAAAACGATCTCGCCGCCGTGCCGGCCGCCGTCCGGCCCGAGGTCGATCACCCAGTCCGCGCGTTTGATCACCTCGAGGTCGTGCTCGATGACGATCACCGTGTTCCCCGCGTCGACCAGCCGGTCCAACAGCGCGAGCAGCGTGTCGACGTCGGCCATATGCAGGCCGGTGGTCGGTTCGTCGAGCACATAGACACCGCCGCTGCGATGCAGGTGATCGGCCAGCTTGATGCGCTGGCGTTCCCCGCCCGACAGCGAACTGAGCGAGCGGCCCAGCGTCAGGTAACCGAGCCCGACCTCGTCGAGCGAGCGCAGCGGCGGGCGAATCCGGCTCTCGCCGTGCCCGTCCCAGAATTCGAGCGCCTGCTCGACGGTCATCTCCAGCACGTCCGCGATGGATGCGCCGCGCACCGTGTAACCGAGTACTTCGGGGCGATAACGCCTGCCGTGACACCTCTGGCACACGGTGGTGATCGGGTCCATGTACGCCAGATCGGTGAAAATGACGCCCGCACCGCCGCATTCGGCACACGCGCCGTCGGAGTTGAAGCTGAACAGTCCCGGCTTGACGTTGTTGGTACGGGCGAACACCTGCCGCAGCGGCTCCATGATCCCGAGATAGGTCGCCGGACTGGACCGGCGCGAGGCGTGAATCGCCGACTGGTTCACCGCGATCGCGTCCGGGTTGGCGTCGAGGAACGCGCCCGAGACCAGCGTGCTCTTCCCCGAACCGGCGACCCCGGTGACCGCGGTGAGCACGCCGGTCGGGAATCGCGCGGTGAGGTTCTTCAGGTTGTACCGGTCGACCTCGGCGACGGTGAGCCAACCGGTCGGCGTGCGCGTGTGCGTCTTGACCGGTCGCACCCGGCGCAGCAGCTCACCCGTCGATGTGCCGCAGTCGCGCAAATTCTCGACCGAGCCTTCGAACACCACCTGCCCGCCGTGCCCGCCCGCGCCCGGTCCCATGTCCACCACATGGTCGGCGACCGCGATCACGTCGGGGGAGTGCTCGACCACCAGCACGGTGTTCCCCTTGTCGCGCAACTGGATCAGCAGCTCGTTCAACCGGCCGACATCGCGCGGATGCATGCCGACGCTCGGCTCGTCGAAGATGTAGGTCATGCCGGTCAGGCTCGATCCGAGGTGCCGAACCACCTTGAGCCGCTGTGCTTCACCGCCGGACAGGGTCGAGGTTTCCCGTCCGAGCGAGAGATAGCCGAGACCGACCTGCTCGATGCGGCGCAACCGGGCGATCGCCGCGTCGGCGATGGGCGCGGCGACTCGATCGTCGATCGCGCCGAGCACGCCGATCAGCTCGGACACCTCGAGGTTGCCGTAGTCGGCGATGCCCAAACCGTTGATCCGGGTGGCCAGGGCGGCGGCGTTCAAGCGCGCACCGTGGCAGTCCGGGCAGAGTTCCTCGGTGACGACCTCCCGCGCCGCGGTCCGGTTCTTCTCCGAGAGCGAGCCCGAGTCACGCTTGATGTAGAGGCGTTCGAACCGTCGCAGCAGTCCCTCGTAGGCGTTGCTGCCCATCGACCCGGTCCGGTTCCGTCGCGGTACCCGGAAACCGTTGCCGCGCAGGAACAGCTGCCATTCCTCGGCGGTGTAGTCGCGCAGCGGCTTGTCCGGATCGAACAGCCCGGACTGCGCGTAGAGTTGCCACTGGAAGGTGCCGATCGCGAACGGCCCGAACGTGATCGCGCCCTCGTTGAGTGACTTGCCGGTGTCGAGCAGCTTGGTCAGGTCCGGGCGCACGACGTGGCCCAGCCCGCCGCATTCCGGGCACATGCCGAGCGGGTCGTTGAACGAATAGCTCGACGCCGCACCGGCGCTCGGTGCGCCGTGCCGGGAGAACAGTACGCGAACGATCGACTGGATATCGGTCATGGTGCCGACCGTCGAGCGTGCGTTGCCCCCGATCGGCTTCTGATCGATCACCACCGCGGGCGCCAGGTTGTCGATGAGATCGGCCTCTGGCCGTTCGTATTTCGGCAGCCGGTTCCGGATGAACCAGGTGAAGGTCTCGTTGAGCTGGCGTTGCGATTCGACCGCGATGGTACCGAACACGATCGAGGACTTCCCCGAACCGGACACGCCGGTGAAGACCACGAGCTTGCCCTTCGGGACCGCCAGCGAGACGTTGCGCAGGTTGTTCTCGCGGGCCCCGACGATCTGAATGGTGTCTCGCTCTGTACTCACCTCACCGACGGTAGGTGCCAATGCGGACAGCTATTGTCCTCATTACGGGCGATACTCGACCTATGACCGAAACCGCCGCACGACTACTCCAGCTGCTGTCGTTGCTGCAGACCCGCCGCGAATGGAGCGGCCCCGAGCTGGCCGAGCGCCTCGGCGTCACCGTGCGCACGGTGCGCCGCGACATCGAACGGCTGCGTGAGCTGGGTTATCCGGTGCACGCCAGTCTCGGCGCGATCGGTGGCTACCGGCTGCGGGCGGGCACCGCGCTGCCACCCCTGCTGCTCGACGACGACGAGGCCGTCGCCATCACCCTCGGCCTGCGCGGTGCGGCCCAGGGGGCGGTCGCGGGCATCGAGGAATCGGCCGCACGCGCCCTGGTGAAACTCCAGCAGGTGCTGCCCGCGCGGCTGCGCGGCCGCGTCGACGCGATCGACACCGCCACCGTCTCGCTCGGTGGCCCGGCCGCCGGAGCGCGGGTGGACCCGGAGACGCTGGTCGTCCTGGCCGGTGCCGCGCGCGACGGGGAACGGATCCGCTTCCGGTATCGGGACAAGGGCGACACCGAGAGCAAGCGATTCGTCGAACCGCGCAGCCTCGTCTCGGCGGGCCGGCGCTGGTATCTGGTCGCCTGGGACGTCGATCGGCAAGACTGGCGTA
This genomic interval carries:
- a CDS encoding glycoside hydrolase family 172 protein, whose translation is MSPERRRELWHLDDTRTRSISAENPTGAPGMGARARTGTGAHAARLLGTGWKVSPSIDLADGETATLADVSGPGVLRHCWLTTDRAALRALTLRMYWDDAVEPAIDVPLGDFFCNGWDELAMVNSEMVVVAPAGGLNCYWPMPFRRRARITLENRCGRSVPVYYQITYDVQEVPGEAAYLHARWARTARLGSPAVHTILDTGPGRGRYVGTYLAIRPGAPRWWGEGEVKFYLDGDDEHPSLCGTGTEDYFGGAWNFDLAGAYRTYSTPYLGLPQVLPADEIYLAHQRFGMYRWHVRDPICFHRDLRVTVQALGWRDDATYLPLEDAEIATTAWWYQAVPSSA
- a CDS encoding FGGY-family carbohydrate kinase; the protein is MADPLFLGVDIGTSSSKGVLTRADGTVVAGAHRAHGVSTPRPGWVEHDAETVWWAEFTAIVAELLAAAEGADLAGLAVSGIGPCLLPADATGTPLRPAILYGVDTRATAEIAQLETEFGVQAVLRRAGSPLTSQAVGPKLRWLSAHEPQVFARTELLLMASSFLVHRLTGRYVLDHQSASQCVPLYDLRERDWAADWAAQVAPGVRLPELAWPTEVVGRVGAAAAASTGLPVGLPVTTGTVDAWAEAASVGVRAPGDAMIMYGTTLFLVQVLTDPRPHPGLWGTCGTWPGTYTLAAGMATAGAVTEWLRELVGGEFADLVAAAAEVPPGSNGLLALPYFAGERTPLFDPNARGIVAGLTLRHGRAELYRAVLEGIAYGVRHNLAAMTEAGGAATRLVAVGGGTKGGLWTQIVSDVTGLHQQLPADTIGACLGDALLAATAVGVDTGGWNPVIGTVAPRPAYTAHYDSYYQHYRELYERNTDIAHFLASEQHRTGVSS
- a CDS encoding glycosyl hydrolase family 32; amino-acid sequence: MAVREVVSAGSFTRIYDPGAGTAEEWYINDHTIIRAPGGRLHLFGITHREPADPFDEVDFAHATADELFGPWVKQRRALHVDRDYGETHLWAPFVVAAHRRYYMFYAGGGADRTAAAINLATSTDLFRWVRRRSGPLFRDGYDARDPMVTRVGDQWVMYYCATTTPAGGHHVVAYRTSSDLVHWGHRHIAYTDPTKGTEAGNTESPFVVQHDGWWYLFIGPRPGYVGTDVFRSDSPFRFRIGDKIGHVAAHAAEVVLDADRWWITSAGWGQGGVYLAPLRFPRQRDPHAAKVVPR
- a CDS encoding tyrosine-protein phosphatase — protein: MHTDLTPRRWVDFAEIDNARDLGGLPVHGGGTTRFGVVYRSSTPQQLSVADLDRLLGPMRLRTLIDLRMPGESAREGHGLLAKSAVRLINLPISTPVHTGPQHLGSDARHDELLRLFGELLRGSAESVVAAARLIADARHHAVLFHCAAGKDRTGILAAVLLDAIGVPATDIAADYALTEHRLARIRTRLIALGSYPDLPPVRTGILAVLPATMRGFLADLRAVHGGAARWLRANGLTVTELTALREVMVACGHDPAAPHCAAGSPR
- a CDS encoding ATP-binding cassette domain-containing protein, coding for MSTERDTIQIVGARENNLRNVSLAVPKGKLVVFTGVSGSGKSSIVFGTIAVESQRQLNETFTWFIRNRLPKYERPEADLIDNLAPAVVIDQKPIGGNARSTVGTMTDIQSIVRVLFSRHGAPSAGAASSYSFNDPLGMCPECGGLGHVVRPDLTKLLDTGKSLNEGAITFGPFAIGTFQWQLYAQSGLFDPDKPLRDYTAEEWQLFLRGNGFRVPRRNRTGSMGSNAYEGLLRRFERLYIKRDSGSLSEKNRTAAREVVTEELCPDCHGARLNAAALATRINGLGIADYGNLEVSELIGVLGAIDDRVAAPIADAAIARLRRIEQVGLGYLSLGRETSTLSGGEAQRLKVVRHLGSSLTGMTYIFDEPSVGMHPRDVGRLNELLIQLRDKGNTVLVVEHSPDVIAVADHVVDMGPGAGGHGGQVVFEGSVENLRDCGTSTGELLRRVRPVKTHTRTPTGWLTVAEVDRYNLKNLTARFPTGVLTAVTGVAGSGKSTLVSGAFLDANPDAIAVNQSAIHASRRSSPATYLGIMEPLRQVFARTNNVKPGLFSFNSDGACAECGGAGVIFTDLAYMDPITTVCQRCHGRRYRPEVLGYTVRGASIADVLEMTVEQALEFWDGHGESRIRPPLRSLDEVGLGYLTLGRSLSSLSGGERQRIKLADHLHRSGGVYVLDEPTTGLHMADVDTLLALLDRLVDAGNTVIVIEHDLEVIKRADWVIDLGPDGGRHGGEIVFTGTPSALLDDPRSITADYLRRSVAPRDRGRTRP
- a CDS encoding helix-turn-helix transcriptional regulator, encoding MTETAARLLQLLSLLQTRREWSGPELAERLGVTVRTVRRDIERLRELGYPVHASLGAIGGYRLRAGTALPPLLLDDDEAVAITLGLRGAAQGAVAGIEESAARALVKLQQVLPARLRGRVDAIDTATVSLGGPAAGARVDPETLVVLAGAARDGERIRFRYRDKGDTESKRFVEPRSLVSAGRRWYLVAWDVDRQDWRTFRVDRVDDPFVTGMRCAPRALPAADAAAFVTEQLARSRPVRRVVLRVHAGVAELADTFRVRPDELEPVDAHTCLIRTAADSLEWTALRIAHLDVEFEVLEPPEMRAVLSELSAKLARAAGNSTN